A region of the Mesoterricola sediminis genome:
GCCAGCGTGTAGGCCCCCGGCCCGATGAAGAGGGTGTACTTCTGGATGAGCACCACCTCCACGACCATGAAGCCGGCGCCGATGGCGAAGAAGTAGAGCCAGCCCCCCGCGCCCAGCCCGCCTCCGGTCCCGCTGCGGCAGGGCAGCAGGTTCAGGGGGACCACGATGACCAGGGCCACCGCGATCACGGCCAGGATGATCAGCTTCGAGAGGGGATAGCCCCGGACCTCCATGGGCTCGATGGCGCCCAGGGACCTGGGCTTGAGGTTCCGCATGAGCCCCTGCTGGGCGATGAAGGGCCGGTCGTCGGTGCAGGGCGAGATGTCCGTGGCCGCGCCGGGGGCCGCCTTGCGCCAGCCGAGGGCCACGATGTCGGCCATGAGGCGGCTCGCGCCCGGCTCGGGGTCGGGGTACAGGCGCTGCATCGCGGGCCCGTTCCCGGGCTCCAGGGCCCGGAAGGCGTGCCGGACCGTGTCCGGGTCCAGGGGGGCCTTGCCCACCAGGATGACCTGCCGGCGCAGGCCGGGCAGGGCATAGACGGCGATGTGGCGCGCCGGGTCCGCGACGCCGGCCCGGGCCAGGCCGTCCAGGGCCTCGCCCAGGATGCGGGGCATGTAGAACTGGTGCTCCATGACCAGGTAGCCCCGGGGGCTCAAGGCGCGGTAGTAGTCGCTGAAGGCCTCCGTGGTGAAGATGTAGTTCTCGGCCAGGGCGAAGGCGCCGCTGGCGAGGGCCGCGAACGTGTTGGAGCTGAGCGAGTAGATGACGTCGAACCGGTCCGCGAAGCGCCGCGTGTAGGCCCGCGCGTCCTCGGTCACCACCCTCACCCCGGGGCGCTCGTAGATGCGGCCCGAGTACTCCGCGTACGGGCCGCCCCGGGCCAGGAGGCGGTTGATGGCGGGATTCACCTCCACCGCGTGGATCTCCGTCGCCCCGGCCTGGAGGGCCATGAGGACGTCCCCGCCCCCGCCCGCGCCGATGGAGAGGAAGGTGCGGGCCCCGTCCATGCGGGCCATCAGCGGGGAAGGATCGACCATGAAGGGCTCCTGCCTGCGCCGGAGGCCCTCCACGTCCCCGTCGAAGGCGTTGATGGGGGTGTTGGCCGTGTTGTCGATGTTGATGGCCCGGTACCCGTCCCCCTGGAGCACCTTGAGGAGGGCCATGGCGTCCCAGTGGCGGAGGATCACCGGCGCCCGTTCCTTGCGCGGCTTGGCGATGAGGCGGGGCGCGAAGGGCAGGAGGGCCAGGCCGGCGACAGCCGTCAGCGCCGCCGCCCCCTTTACCGCGCGGCCTCCCACGAGGAAGGCCGCCCAGGCCAGGGGCTGGGCCAGGAGGAGGGTCGTCGCCGGCGTGCCCACCCCGTTCATGAGCAGGAGCGCCCCCGTCACCCCCAGGGCGGCCCCCAGCAAGTCCGCCCGGTAAAGGCGGGGCATGTCCCCGGCGTGGGTGCGGAAGAGCAGGGCCAGGGCCAGGCCGCCGGAGGCGTAGGCGGCCTGCAGGAGGAGGACGGCCAGCACCAGGCGCCCGAACATGGCCCACGTGGCCAGCGCCTTCGTGAAATCCAGGCCCAGGTGGAGGATCAGGGGCGGGCACACCAGGGTGAGGCCGGCGGTTATCACCAGATAAAGGCCCAGCCGCTCCGGCGCCTGGAGCCGGGGCACGAGGCGCAGGAGCAGGCCCCCCAGGCCCAGGCCCAGGACCGCCAGGGACAGGATCAGGAAGGCGAACATGTAGAAGAACTCGGCCGAAAAGATGCGTGTCCAGGCCAACTCCAGGGAGAGCAGGGAGAAGGAGGCCAGGAAGACCACAAGGTGGGGCCGGGGGAGGGGGTGTCGCATGGCGGTGTCCGGATGGGGTTACATCATAACGCGATGCTATGAACCACTCACTCCTTATTTGGGTTCCCCCCATGGGGAATACCGCCCAGGTACCCTGGTCCCATGAAGATCGCCATCCTCGCGGACCTCCATGGGAATGCCGACGCCCTCCGCGCCCTGCCCGAGGACGCCGACGACGTCTGGGTCCTGGGCGACCTCGTGAACTACGGGCCCGAACCGGGCGCGGTGGTCGCCGGCCTCCGGGCCCGGGCCTCGGTGATCGTCCGGGGGAACCACGACGCGGCGGTGGCCACGCCCGGGGACGCGGCCTGGAAGCCCCGGTGGCGGGAGACGGCGGAGGCCACCCGGCGCTTCACGGCGTCGGTGCTCCCCCCCGAGGACCTCGCCTACCTGGGGGGGCTGCCCCTCCAGGCCCGGGTGACGCGGGGCGGCGCCACCTTCCACCTCGTCCACGCCACCCCCTCGGACCCCCTCTACGGCCACCACGCCCCCGGTGCTCCGGGCTGGGAGGCGGAGCTCCGCGGAACCGGGGCCGATGTCCTCCTCGTCGGCCATTCCCACGTTCCGTTCATCCAGCCCGTGGGCAGGGCCGTCGTGGCAAACCCCGGCAGCCTGGGCCAGCCCCGCAACGGCGACCCCCGGGCCTCGTACCTCCTCTGGGAGGACGGCCGCCTCACGCTGCGCACCTACGCGTACCCCGTGGAGACCACCGTGCGCAAGCTCCAGGCCCTCGCCTTCCCCCGGGCCGTGGAGACCGACCTCGTCGCCCTCCTCCGCACGGGCCGTCCCTGAGCGCGGCTGGACTTTGCCGATGAATTATTCGTTTCCTTGTCGTAGATTATCTCCACCGAGGTCGCCTTGTCCGGATCCGCCCCCATGCCGCCGCGCCGGCCCTTCCGCAAGGGCTGGAGGCGGCGCGCCGGACCCTCCTGGCACGAACTCCGCGCCCTGGCGGAGATCAGCGACGCCGTGGCCGCGGTCGACCTGCAGAACCGCATCGTCTACTGGAACCACACGGCGGAAAGGAACTACGGCTGGACCGCCGCCGAGGCCATGGGCCAGCCGCTGATGGAATTAATTAAATATGAATGGGTGCAGCCCGGGGACCACCAGGCCTTCCTGGACGGCATGGCCCGGGAGGGCCGGTGGGTGGGGGAGGTGATCCACCATACCCGCAGCGGGCGGCGCTTCTGGGCCCAGTGCACCAGCATCGTCGTGCGCAACGCCGCGGGGCAGCGCGTCGGCAGCATGGCGATGATCCGGGACCTCACCGGCCTGAAGCGCATCGAGGCCGAACTGCGTCGCTCCGTGGCCGAGCTGACCCGCTCCAATCACCAGCTGGCCCAGTACGCCTATGTGGTCAGCCACGACCTGCAGGAGCCGGTGCGGATGATCACGGCCTACCTGGGCCTGCTCCAGGACCGCTATGCGGGCCGCCTCGACGCGCGGGCGGACCAGTACATCGAGGTGTCGACCCAGGCGGCCCGGCAGATCCAGGGCCTGATCCGGGACCTGCTCGCCTACGCCCAGGTGGGCGCCAAGCCCCGGCAGCGCGCGGTGACCTCCCTGGACCAGCCCCTGGACCAGGCCCTGGTGAACCTGCGGGGCAGCCTCGAGGCCAGCGGCGCCCGCCTCACCCGGGACACGCTCCCGGCTGTGGCCGTGGACGCCGCCGAGATGGTCCAGCTCTTCCAGAACCTGGTCGGCAATGCGCTCAAGTTCTGCGGCGACGCTCCGCCCGTGGTCCACATCGGCGCCCGGCGCGAGGGCGCCGGATGGCGCGTCGAGGTTCGGGACCAGGGCATCGGCATCGACGCCGACTGCCAGGAGCGGGTCTTCGAGGTGTTCAAGCGCCTGCACCGGCGCGAGGCCTACCCCGGCAACGGCATCGGCCTCGCCATCTGCAAGCAGATCGTGGAGCGCCACGGCGGCACCCTGGGCCTGGAGAGCCGTCCCGGCCAGGGCGCCACCTTCCACTTCACCCTGCCGGACCTCGCCGTGCAGGACCTGCCCTGACCGGAGGCGGGACCTCAGTCGTCGTCGCCGTCCCCGTGGCCGGGGGCGGCGGGCGCCCCATCCCCCCCCTTGTCGGCCTTCAGGACCCAGGTCCCCGCCCCGCCCGGGAGGGTGAGGGTGCCCCGGGCCGGGTCCAGGCCCCGCGCCACCAGGAACGCGACGGCGCCGAGGCCCAGCGCCACCAGGATCCCCGCGACGGGCCGGGCGCCGGCGATGCCGGTCCCCGCCGGGATGCGGCGCCGCCCATGCACCATGCTGAGGGCGATCGCCTCCCGGTGCCGGCGGGTGTGCCAGGCCAGCCCCAGGAGGTGGAGGCCCACCACCCCGAGGAGGGCGTAGGCCAGGGCGCCGTGCACCTCCTCCGCCGCGTGCAGGCCCCGC
Encoded here:
- a CDS encoding metallophosphoesterase family protein, with translation MKIAILADLHGNADALRALPEDADDVWVLGDLVNYGPEPGAVVAGLRARASVIVRGNHDAAVATPGDAAWKPRWRETAEATRRFTASVLPPEDLAYLGGLPLQARVTRGGATFHLVHATPSDPLYGHHAPGAPGWEAELRGTGADVLLVGHSHVPFIQPVGRAVVANPGSLGQPRNGDPRASYLLWEDGRLTLRTYAYPVETTVRKLQALAFPRAVETDLVALLRTGRP
- a CDS encoding spermidine synthase family protein; translated protein: MRHPLPRPHLVVFLASFSLLSLELAWTRIFSAEFFYMFAFLILSLAVLGLGLGGLLLRLVPRLQAPERLGLYLVITAGLTLVCPPLILHLGLDFTKALATWAMFGRLVLAVLLLQAAYASGGLALALLFRTHAGDMPRLYRADLLGAALGVTGALLLMNGVGTPATTLLLAQPLAWAAFLVGGRAVKGAAALTAVAGLALLPFAPRLIAKPRKERAPVILRHWDAMALLKVLQGDGYRAINIDNTANTPINAFDGDVEGLRRRQEPFMVDPSPLMARMDGARTFLSIGAGGGGDVLMALQAGATEIHAVEVNPAINRLLARGGPYAEYSGRIYERPGVRVVTEDARAYTRRFADRFDVIYSLSSNTFAALASGAFALAENYIFTTEAFSDYYRALSPRGYLVMEHQFYMPRILGEALDGLARAGVADPARHIAVYALPGLRRQVILVGKAPLDPDTVRHAFRALEPGNGPAMQRLYPDPEPGASRLMADIVALGWRKAAPGAATDISPCTDDRPFIAQQGLMRNLKPRSLGAIEPMEVRGYPLSKLIILAVIAVALVIVVPLNLLPCRSGTGGGLGAGGWLYFFAIGAGFMVVEVVLIQKYTLFIGPGAYTLAVILFTLLLGSGIGSRHAEAFRDSTPFLAILAWIALDLVLFGRITRAAAVLPMLPRALLTVALVAPLGFFMGMPFPKGALRVRSAIDWGFAVNGAASVLASAGIMLVSFAWGFRAALAAGALAYLVAMLLLTRTRVGTAAPQEP
- a CDS encoding sensor histidine kinase, translating into MSGSAPMPPRRPFRKGWRRRAGPSWHELRALAEISDAVAAVDLQNRIVYWNHTAERNYGWTAAEAMGQPLMELIKYEWVQPGDHQAFLDGMAREGRWVGEVIHHTRSGRRFWAQCTSIVVRNAAGQRVGSMAMIRDLTGLKRIEAELRRSVAELTRSNHQLAQYAYVVSHDLQEPVRMITAYLGLLQDRYAGRLDARADQYIEVSTQAARQIQGLIRDLLAYAQVGAKPRQRAVTSLDQPLDQALVNLRGSLEASGARLTRDTLPAVAVDAAEMVQLFQNLVGNALKFCGDAPPVVHIGARREGAGWRVEVRDQGIGIDADCQERVFEVFKRLHRREAYPGNGIGLAICKQIVERHGGTLGLESRPGQGATFHFTLPDLAVQDLP